In the genome of Olsenella profusa DSM 13989, one region contains:
- a CDS encoding heparan-alpha-glucosaminide N-acetyltransferase — MAPQPRRSSRLRLIDTVRGCSVVSMVLFHLSYDLVTLRGRTLPLFHSPFEDVWRASIGWTFLFIAGMMCALSRDNYRRAGKYLVVAALIYGVTTIAAVDTPISFGIIFCMGASTLVAALLRSAGLLRGRRSWLCSIPLMALFLACLRVPQGLVGVGQFVLQLPRQLYATPYLAPLGFPGPHFASGDYYPLLPYSLLFLAGAGIGASLGAHGFPAFLHSVGLRPLEFVGRHALPIYVLHQPMLLLLSLFL, encoded by the coding sequence ATGGCCCCGCAGCCGAGGCGCTCGTCGCGGCTGCGCCTCATCGACACCGTGAGGGGGTGCTCCGTCGTGTCGATGGTGCTCTTTCACCTCTCGTACGATCTCGTGACGCTGAGGGGGCGCACGCTCCCCCTGTTCCATTCGCCCTTCGAGGACGTGTGGCGTGCGTCAATCGGCTGGACGTTTCTCTTCATTGCCGGCATGATGTGCGCCCTCTCGCGGGACAACTACAGGCGTGCCGGCAAATATCTGGTGGTTGCCGCGCTCATCTATGGGGTCACCACCATCGCTGCCGTGGACACGCCCATCAGCTTTGGCATCATCTTCTGCATGGGCGCGTCCACGCTCGTTGCGGCACTGCTCAGGTCGGCAGGGCTCCTCAGGGGCCGCCGTTCCTGGCTGTGCTCGATCCCTCTCATGGCACTCTTCCTCGCCTGTCTGCGCGTTCCCCAGGGGCTGGTGGGTGTGGGACAATTCGTTCTGCAGCTGCCCCGGCAGCTCTATGCCACACCCTACCTCGCTCCCCTGGGCTTTCCGGGGCCGCACTTCGCCTCGGGGGACTATTACCCCCTACTCCCCTACTCGCTGCTCTTTCTCGCTGGCGCAGGCATCGGGGCCTCGCTCGGCGCCCATGGCTTCCCAGCGTTCCTGCACTCGGTGGGCCTGAGGCCGCTTGAGTTCGTAGGTAGGCATGCCCTGCCCATCTATGTGCTGCACCAACCCATGCTGCTCCTGCTGAGCCTGTTCCTCTAG
- the lexA gene encoding transcriptional repressor LexA — protein sequence MAKDRLSKRQQSIYDFICSYTTEHGYPPSVREIGTAVGLASPSTVHMHLKVLQERGLIKRDSKKPRTIEVVEDDLPGGQALASVEEHVSEGTISLPLIGRVAAGTPILAEQNVEDQLTLPASVVGSGSSFLLKVHGTSMVNKGILDGDIIAVREQHDAQDGEIVVALIDDSATVKTFYREEGRIRLQPENDTMDPIYVRNPIILGKVVALMRTIA from the coding sequence ATGGCCAAGGACAGGCTCAGCAAGAGACAGCAGTCCATCTACGACTTCATCTGCTCCTACACCACCGAACATGGCTATCCGCCCTCGGTGAGGGAGATTGGCACGGCCGTGGGGCTGGCCTCGCCCTCGACGGTTCATATGCACCTGAAGGTCCTTCAGGAGCGTGGCCTCATCAAGCGCGACTCCAAGAAGCCGCGCACCATTGAGGTGGTTGAGGACGACCTGCCCGGCGGACAAGCGCTTGCGTCGGTGGAGGAGCATGTGAGCGAGGGAACCATCTCCCTTCCCCTTATCGGCCGCGTCGCCGCAGGCACCCCCATTCTTGCCGAGCAGAATGTGGAGGATCAGCTCACGCTCCCCGCCAGTGTCGTCGGCAGCGGCAGCTCCTTCCTGCTGAAGGTCCATGGCACATCGATGGTCAACAAGGGGATTCTCGACGGTGACATCATTGCCGTACGCGAGCAGCATGATGCCCAGGATGGCGAGATCGTCGTGGCTCTCATAGACGATTCCGCCACGGTCAAGACCTTCTACCGGGAGGAGGGTCGCATCCGCCTCCAGCCGGAGAATGACACGATGGATCCCATCTACGTACGGAATCCCATCATCCTGGGTAAGGTCGTCGCACTCATGAGGACCATTGCCTAG
- a CDS encoding LysM peptidoglycan-binding domain-containing protein, with product MQSYRRIQNGVAAFPIAGTAALRPRQHRGLVMLEGGATAQRHLADVRVRREGRLRPHTLVLGALLVCVLSVGALILSGITSAAAAQQALDRADTVTIAVRQGDSLWSIAHEHGIAGVDDGRIVSWIEQHNGVSADGLVPGQKLVIPTSTA from the coding sequence ATGCAGTCCTACAGACGCATCCAGAACGGTGTCGCAGCATTTCCCATCGCTGGCACGGCAGCGCTCAGACCTCGGCAGCACCGTGGTCTCGTGATGCTCGAGGGCGGTGCCACGGCACAGCGCCACCTCGCCGATGTGCGTGTCAGGCGCGAGGGGCGCCTTCGGCCGCACACGCTTGTCCTTGGGGCCCTTCTCGTCTGCGTCCTTTCCGTAGGCGCACTGATCCTTTCGGGCATCACATCTGCAGCCGCCGCACAACAGGCGCTGGATCGGGCAGACACCGTAACGATAGCGGTGCGGCAGGGAGACTCCCTGTGGAGCATCGCTCATGAGCATGGCATTGCCGGAGTCGATGACGGACGTATCGTCTCTTGGATCGAACAGCACAATGGGGTCTCTGCTGACGGGCTTGTGCCCGGCCAGAAGCTCGTCATCCCCACCTCCACAGCATGA
- the nrdR gene encoding transcriptional regulator NrdR, whose protein sequence is MRCPKCGCEESKVVDSRPSENNDAIRRRRECIRCGTRFTTYERREEMPIMVVKKDGHKEAFDRTKIMRGLMVATIKRNVPLERLDGLIDSILSELRDSGTVEVNSQELGKMVLQRLVDIDKVAYVRFASVYRDFKDIDEFEEELRSLING, encoded by the coding sequence ATGCGCTGTCCCAAGTGTGGTTGCGAGGAGTCGAAGGTCGTCGACTCTCGCCCGTCCGAGAACAATGACGCCATTCGCCGCCGCCGAGAGTGCATCAGGTGTGGTACGCGCTTTACCACCTACGAGCGTCGCGAAGAGATGCCCATCATGGTCGTCAAGAAGGATGGCCACAAGGAGGCCTTCGATCGCACAAAGATCATGCGGGGGCTCATGGTGGCCACCATCAAGCGCAACGTTCCGCTGGAGCGGCTCGATGGTCTCATTGACAGCATCCTCAGTGAGCTCAGGGACTCCGGCACGGTCGAGGTGAACTCCCAGGAGCTGGGCAAGATGGTCCTCCAGCGCCTCGTTGATATAGACAAAGTTGCCTATGTGCGCTTTGCCTCGGTTTATCGCGACTTCAAGGACATTGACGAGTTCGAAGAAGAGCTACGGAGCCTCATCAATGGGTAA
- the dut gene encoding dUTP diphosphatase, protein MGNDRISLPIKRLDPSIELPSYAHAGDAGLDLRANEDVVLRPLERRLVPTGLAIAVPEGYAGFVQPRSGLAFKEGLSMANTPGLIDAHYRGELKVCVVNLDATHDITITRGERIAQLVIQKVPEVCLREVGELDETDRGTGGFGSSGV, encoded by the coding sequence ATGGGTAATGACAGGATCTCTCTACCTATCAAGCGCCTCGACCCGTCGATCGAGCTGCCCTCCTATGCCCATGCGGGCGATGCCGGCCTCGACCTGAGGGCAAACGAGGACGTTGTCCTCAGGCCCCTCGAGCGGCGCCTCGTCCCCACGGGGCTTGCCATAGCCGTCCCCGAGGGATATGCCGGCTTTGTGCAGCCGAGAAGTGGCCTCGCCTTCAAGGAGGGCCTTTCTATGGCCAACACCCCCGGCCTCATCGACGCGCACTACCGCGGGGAGCTCAAGGTGTGCGTCGTCAATCTCGACGCCACGCACGACATCACTATCACCAGGGGCGAGCGCATCGCCCAGCTGGTCATCCAGAAGGTGCCCGAGGTGTGTCTCAGGGAGGTCGGCGAGTTGGATGAGACGGACAGGGGCACGGGCGGCTTTGGTTCCAGTGGCGTCTAG
- a CDS encoding NCS2 family permease translates to MDSFFKVSQRGSSTGQEVRAGLTTFLAMSYIIALNPLILSNAGVPISATITSTCFGAGIMTILMGIFANRPLALASGLGINSMIAVATTTLCNGDWHAAMGVIFVEGVVILVLVLCGLRQAIMDAIPISLRHGISVGLGLFIAMIGLANAGIITGDGSTILALGKVTSPAFILGVISIVATIVFVALRLRGALLLGIIVAVICGIPLGLIQAPQGMLSLPDFSSFGAPFQADANGTIGLLKVMTTPTLLVLAFSLMMSDFFDTMGTAMAVAKQGDFLEEDGSVKDMCTILIVDSCAAWVGGLLGASSVTTFVESASGAADGGRTGLSSVFAGVLFLIAAFFAPVIAVIPGAATCGALVYVGYLMLSEALEIQWNDLLEGLPSFLIIAGIPMTYSISSGIGLGFIAYVVVAVATGQVRKVKPLMWVAALAFLIYFLVS, encoded by the coding sequence ATGGATTCGTTCTTTAAGGTCAGCCAACGGGGGTCTTCTACCGGCCAAGAGGTACGGGCCGGCCTCACGACCTTCCTGGCAATGTCGTACATCATCGCGCTGAACCCCCTCATTCTCTCGAATGCGGGCGTTCCCATCTCCGCAACCATCACCAGCACCTGCTTTGGCGCCGGCATCATGACCATCCTCATGGGCATCTTTGCCAACCGCCCGCTCGCGCTTGCCTCTGGCCTGGGCATCAACTCCATGATCGCCGTTGCCACGACGACGCTCTGCAACGGTGACTGGCATGCCGCCATGGGCGTCATCTTCGTCGAGGGCGTCGTCATCCTGGTCCTGGTGCTCTGTGGTCTCAGGCAAGCCATCATGGATGCCATTCCCATCTCGCTGCGCCATGGCATCTCGGTGGGCCTCGGCCTCTTCATAGCCATGATCGGCCTGGCCAATGCCGGCATCATCACGGGGGACGGCAGCACCATCCTCGCCCTGGGCAAGGTCACGAGCCCCGCCTTCATCCTAGGTGTCATCTCCATCGTCGCCACCATCGTCTTCGTGGCGCTCAGGTTGCGTGGCGCGCTGCTGCTGGGCATCATCGTCGCCGTCATCTGCGGCATCCCCCTGGGGCTCATCCAGGCTCCCCAGGGCATGCTCTCGTTGCCGGACTTCTCGAGCTTTGGGGCCCCGTTTCAGGCGGATGCGAACGGCACCATCGGCCTCCTCAAGGTCATGACCACCCCTACGCTGCTCGTGCTCGCATTCTCACTCATGATGTCCGACTTCTTTGACACCATGGGCACGGCGATGGCCGTGGCCAAGCAGGGCGACTTCCTCGAGGAGGATGGCAGCGTCAAGGACATGTGCACGATCCTGATCGTTGACTCCTGCGCCGCATGGGTCGGTGGCCTGCTCGGCGCCTCCTCCGTCACGACGTTCGTGGAGTCCGCGTCCGGCGCGGCCGACGGCGGCCGCACGGGCCTCTCGTCCGTGTTCGCAGGTGTCCTGTTCCTCATCGCCGCGTTCTTCGCACCTGTCATTGCCGTCATCCCCGGCGCAGCCACCTGTGGGGCCCTTGTCTACGTTGGCTACCTCATGCTCTCCGAAGCCCTGGAGATCCAGTGGAACGATCTGCTCGAGGGCCTGCCATCCTTCCTGATCATCGCGGGCATTCCGATGACGTACTCCATCTCCTCGGGCATTGGCCTGGGCTTCATCGCCTACGTGGTCGTCGCCGTGGCGACGGGCCAGGTGCGCAAGGTCAAGCCGCTCATGTGGGTCGCCGCGCTCGCGTTCCTCATCTACTTCCTCGTGTCGTAG
- a CDS encoding NAD(P)/FAD-dependent oxidoreductase — MSEQQKDLVIIGGGPAGLSAAIYGARALLDAVTLEQEAVGGQIILTSEVDNYPGVPHTDGFSLTDAMQKQAIDLGASIKMGQVASLARKEDGSGFVVETPEGTYDTKTVIISGGATPRHVGFEGEEAFGGHGVSYCATCDGMFYRGKQVFVIGGGNSAAEEALFLTKFADKVTMVVRKDHLRAQASVGRQIEENPKASIRYNTSVTKVAGDVLPRDITFRDTVTGEESTETYDEGSFGVFVFVGRVPATGLVRGLVKLDDHGYVITNDRMETSVPGLFAAGDIRQKSLRQIVTATADGAVAATSVASYLGQPIEG; from the coding sequence ATGTCCGAACAGCAGAAGGATCTGGTCATCATCGGTGGTGGCCCCGCGGGGCTGTCCGCCGCCATCTATGGGGCCCGTGCGCTTCTCGATGCCGTCACGCTCGAACAGGAGGCGGTCGGCGGCCAGATCATCCTTACGAGCGAGGTGGATAACTATCCCGGCGTGCCGCACACGGATGGCTTCTCGCTGACGGATGCCATGCAGAAGCAGGCCATCGACCTGGGCGCCTCCATCAAGATGGGACAGGTGGCCTCCCTTGCGCGCAAGGAGGATGGTTCGGGGTTCGTCGTGGAGACACCGGAGGGCACCTATGACACCAAGACGGTCATCATCTCCGGTGGCGCCACGCCACGCCATGTTGGCTTCGAGGGCGAGGAAGCCTTCGGGGGCCACGGCGTCTCATACTGTGCCACCTGTGACGGCATGTTCTATAGGGGCAAACAGGTGTTCGTCATCGGTGGTGGCAACTCTGCCGCCGAGGAGGCGCTGTTCCTCACGAAGTTTGCCGACAAGGTGACCATGGTCGTCCGCAAGGACCATCTGCGAGCCCAGGCCTCCGTGGGCAGACAGATCGAGGAGAACCCCAAGGCCAGCATCCGCTACAACACAAGCGTCACGAAGGTCGCTGGCGATGTCCTGCCGAGGGACATCACGTTCCGCGACACCGTGACCGGCGAGGAGTCCACGGAGACCTATGACGAGGGCTCGTTTGGCGTGTTCGTGTTCGTGGGCAGGGTTCCCGCAACGGGGCTTGTGAGGGGCCTCGTGAAGCTGGATGACCACGGCTATGTCATCACCAACGACCGCATGGAGACCTCCGTGCCGGGACTCTTTGCGGCAGGCGACATTCGGCAGAAGTCACTGCGCCAGATCGTAACCGCAACGGCTGACGGCGCCGTCGCGGCCACGAGCGTCGCCTCGTACCTTGGGCAGCCCATCGAGGGATAG
- a CDS encoding ClC family H(+)/Cl(-) exchange transporter produces MGTTQAIKTDARAQVSRRNSRRFQLDMVWEGVLVGLAAGGIVTLYRLCLTLAERTLRFIIPFAQAHPMALAGLIALMAACCLVVAKLVSWEPYTQGSGIPQVDAEVMGKLDMPWHRVLAAKFTEGTLLALSGLSLGREGPSIQLGGMGGKAISRLLRRGRGEERLLVTCGAAAGMSAAFNAPLTGTLFAIEEIHKEFTPSLIISAMASAVSADFLVSQVLGVRPVLRLAFVQDLPHVYYVLVLLMGLVMGLLGALHNRGMFLLNEGLYGTVLARAPYGGRLALPFALTLVAAFAAPLLLDGGDAIVELLKYPTMVPFLTLVLLLVGKYALTSMCFASGAPGGTLFPLCVMGMLAGAVYGNVLTNTCSMNAMYIVNFMVLGIAGLFSSVVRAPVTGVVLAFELTGSMDSLLAASIVSIVAYVVANITRTDPFYERLLGNLLDVTAKTPRVRHKKEKVLHDYTVGAGSLLEGRCLRDIDWPRGSMIVTVYRAGTEIVPNGDTRLQALDDLLVIMDMRAEDSIQDHVWRLCRSSLATEHTPRR; encoded by the coding sequence ATGGGCACCACGCAGGCGATAAAGACGGACGCTCGCGCCCAGGTAAGCAGGCGGAATTCGCGTCGCTTCCAGCTCGACATGGTATGGGAGGGCGTCCTCGTGGGGCTTGCCGCCGGCGGCATCGTCACGCTCTACCGTCTGTGCCTGACGCTGGCCGAGCGCACGCTCAGGTTCATCATCCCGTTCGCACAGGCACACCCCATGGCCCTCGCAGGGCTCATCGCCCTCATGGCCGCGTGCTGTCTGGTTGTGGCCAAGCTTGTCAGCTGGGAGCCCTATACGCAGGGATCCGGCATCCCCCAGGTGGATGCCGAGGTCATGGGCAAGCTTGACATGCCCTGGCATCGTGTGCTGGCGGCAAAGTTCACGGAGGGGACGCTCCTGGCGCTCTCCGGACTCTCCCTGGGACGCGAGGGTCCCTCCATTCAGCTGGGCGGCATGGGTGGCAAGGCCATCTCAAGGCTGCTGCGCCGCGGAAGGGGGGAGGAGCGCCTGCTCGTGACCTGTGGGGCTGCCGCAGGCATGAGTGCCGCCTTCAATGCGCCGCTCACCGGCACGCTCTTCGCCATCGAGGAGATACACAAGGAGTTCACGCCCTCGCTCATCATCTCCGCCATGGCATCGGCCGTGTCCGCCGACTTCCTGGTGTCCCAGGTGCTGGGGGTGCGGCCCGTGCTCCGGCTCGCGTTCGTCCAGGACCTCCCGCACGTCTACTATGTGCTCGTCCTGCTCATGGGCCTGGTCATGGGGCTTCTGGGCGCCCTTCACAACAGGGGGATGTTCCTGCTCAACGAGGGCCTCTATGGCACGGTGCTTGCCAGGGCTCCCTATGGGGGAAGGCTCGCCTTGCCCTTCGCGCTCACGCTCGTCGCCGCGTTCGCGGCGCCCCTGCTCCTTGACGGCGGGGATGCCATTGTCGAACTGCTCAAATACCCCACCATGGTGCCCTTCCTGACGCTCGTGCTCCTCTTGGTGGGGAAGTACGCCCTCACCTCAATGTGCTTTGCGTCAGGCGCCCCGGGCGGCACGCTCTTCCCCCTATGCGTCATGGGCATGCTCGCGGGAGCGGTCTATGGTAACGTTCTTACGAACACATGTTCCATGAATGCGATGTACATCGTCAACTTCATGGTGTTGGGCATAGCAGGACTGTTCTCGTCGGTGGTGCGCGCCCCGGTCACGGGCGTCGTCCTAGCGTTCGAGCTCACGGGTAGCATGGACTCGCTGCTCGCAGCTTCCATCGTATCGATCGTGGCGTATGTCGTCGCCAACATCACCAGGACGGATCCGTTCTACGAGAGGCTCCTGGGCAATCTGTTGGACGTCACCGCGAAGACCCCACGCGTGCGCCATAAGAAGGAGAAGGTGCTGCACGACTACACCGTGGGTGCCGGCAGCCTGCTCGAGGGCCGGTGCCTCAGGGACATCGACTGGCCGAGGGGCTCGATGATCGTGACGGTGTACCGTGCCGGGACGGAGATCGTACCCAATGGCGACACGCGCCTGCAGGCGCTGGATGACCTGCTCGTCATCATGGACATGCGCGCCGAGGACAGCATACAGGACCATGTCTGGCGCCTCTGCCGAAGCTCGTTGGCGACCGAGCACACACCGAGACGGTAG
- a CDS encoding C40 family peptidase, translated as MITNHHLQSVARRAVACGLTAALMFASAAPVAYADPQSDLDAARQQIESLTSSLSDLQDKLATASSDLENTQYDIDENQSKIDDTQQQLDVAKDDLSQNVHDSYTSGGISLMDIVAGSDSFSDFVTNVYYATRMSDAQSEKISAVTTLQSQLKSERSDLEARQARQQQTIDSINSQIDEYNQKVAKAQDYYNSLSAEVQQQLAQEAASEVAGANENGTEPSTAAATVTQLASGTATAPEAQNAAQPTSDSSDSSDNSNAAPTSNGSNGSDNGSKGGNGSNPSNGGSNGTATTTSKPTTTSKPTTSKPQSAPSSSGGGSKGTSSSASAGGGVSTAYAMIGVPYVWGGTSASGVDCSGLVNVCYGGKRGRTTYQMIASLKASGDWKTDKSQLQVGDLVFPSTGHVGIYIGNNKMIHAPSPGRAVCITTVYAFIGGGTY; from the coding sequence TTGATAACCAACCATCATCTTCAGTCCGTCGCACGTCGTGCCGTCGCATGTGGTCTCACCGCCGCACTCATGTTCGCAAGTGCCGCCCCTGTCGCCTATGCCGACCCCCAGTCCGACCTCGATGCAGCACGACAGCAGATCGAGTCCCTCACCAGCTCCCTGAGCGATCTCCAGGACAAGCTGGCAACCGCCTCCTCTGACCTTGAGAACACGCAGTATGACATCGACGAGAACCAGTCCAAGATCGACGACACGCAGCAGCAGCTGGACGTCGCCAAGGATGACCTGAGCCAGAACGTGCACGATTCCTACACCAGCGGTGGCATCTCTCTGATGGACATCGTGGCGGGGTCAGACAGCTTCTCGGACTTCGTCACCAACGTGTATTACGCCACACGCATGAGCGATGCCCAGTCGGAGAAGATCTCCGCGGTCACCACCCTGCAATCCCAGCTCAAGAGCGAGCGGAGCGACCTCGAGGCCAGGCAGGCACGTCAGCAGCAGACCATCGACAGCATCAACTCCCAGATCGACGAGTACAACCAGAAGGTTGCCAAGGCGCAGGACTACTACAACAGCCTGAGCGCGGAGGTCCAGCAGCAGCTGGCCCAAGAGGCCGCGAGCGAGGTCGCCGGGGCCAACGAGAACGGCACCGAGCCGTCCACGGCCGCGGCCACCGTCACCCAGCTTGCCAGTGGTACCGCCACGGCGCCCGAGGCGCAGAATGCCGCGCAGCCCACAAGCGACTCCAGCGATTCCAGCGACAATTCGAATGCCGCCCCCACCTCGAACGGCTCCAATGGCTCTGACAATGGGTCCAAGGGCGGCAATGGCAGCAATCCCAGCAATGGCGGATCGAACGGCACGGCTACCACGACCTCGAAGCCCACGACCACCTCGAAGCCCACGACCTCGAAGCCACAGTCCGCACCATCATCCAGTGGTGGTGGCAGCAAGGGCACATCCAGCAGCGCAAGCGCCGGCGGTGGCGTCTCCACCGCCTATGCCATGATTGGCGTCCCCTATGTGTGGGGTGGAACGAGCGCGAGTGGCGTGGACTGTTCCGGTCTCGTCAACGTGTGCTATGGCGGCAAGCGTGGGCGCACCACCTATCAGATGATTGCCAGCCTCAAGGCCTCGGGTGACTGGAAGACGGACAAGAGCCAGCTCCAGGTGGGCGACCTCGTCTTCCCGAGCACGGGACACGTGGGCATCTACATTGGTAACAACAAGATGATCCATGCTCCCAGCCCCGGTCGTGCCGTCTGCATCACCACGGTGTACGCCTTCATCGGAGGCGGCACGTATTAA
- a CDS encoding adenine phosphoribosyltransferase, which translates to MAITTDLERYIVDVPDYPEPGVIFKDITPLMASPEGLHASVDKIVSHFGDIGITKVVGAEARGFLIGAPVAYRLGAGFVPARKPGKLPRAVYSQSYELEYGTDELQIHQDALDADDRVLIVDDLVATGGTCVATAKLIEQANAEVMGFSFILELAYLNPRDVISKEFDQEVFTLIQVG; encoded by the coding sequence GTGGCCATTACTACAGATCTTGAGAGGTATATCGTCGACGTCCCCGACTATCCCGAGCCGGGCGTGATCTTCAAGGACATCACGCCGCTCATGGCTTCGCCGGAGGGTCTGCATGCCTCCGTCGATAAGATTGTCAGCCACTTCGGAGATATCGGCATCACCAAGGTCGTTGGGGCCGAGGCACGTGGCTTCCTCATCGGTGCCCCCGTCGCCTACCGGCTGGGTGCCGGCTTCGTGCCCGCACGCAAGCCCGGCAAGCTCCCCCGTGCCGTGTACTCCCAGAGCTACGAGCTCGAATACGGTACCGACGAACTGCAGATTCACCAAGATGCCCTCGATGCTGACGACAGGGTGCTCATCGTGGACGACCTCGTGGCCACGGGCGGCACCTGCGTCGCCACCGCCAAGCTCATCGAACAGGCCAACGCGGAGGTCATGGGCTTCTCCTTCATCCTGGAGCTTGCCTACCTCAACCCGCGTGACGTCATCTCCAAGGAGTTCGACCAGGAGGTCTTCACCCTCATTCAGGTGGGGTAG
- the ftsR gene encoding transcriptional regulator FtsR: protein MADARYLTIGKVVKRLQGQYPDLSISKVRYLEDEGLLEPSRTPSGYRLYSPSDVRRLETILYLQKNRFLPLQVIKEQLDNEKNGVFGAVLSDVEPQEDTQTTSRLHPIDRMPELLGTPVSFVRELAEAGLIGLKRSPHGRDLVDGRDFALIRTCDRLRHFGIGPKNLRQYVTAANRESAMFEQALVVFARKGGGVQMEDTPENRQQFADAMQQMLSLTAQVRDILLRRQISTAFSQMSEGEGGKRTRERERNERGHYYRS, encoded by the coding sequence ATGGCGGATGCCAGGTACCTCACCATAGGAAAGGTCGTGAAGCGCCTGCAGGGGCAGTATCCTGACCTCTCCATCTCAAAGGTGCGCTATCTCGAGGACGAGGGGCTGCTCGAGCCCTCTCGCACGCCCTCGGGGTACCGTCTGTACTCCCCGTCTGACGTTCGCCGGCTGGAGACCATCCTGTACCTGCAGAAGAACCGCTTCCTGCCCCTGCAGGTCATCAAGGAACAGCTCGATAACGAGAAGAACGGCGTCTTTGGGGCCGTTTTGAGTGATGTCGAACCGCAGGAGGACACCCAGACCACCTCGAGGCTGCATCCCATAGACCGCATGCCCGAGCTGCTTGGCACGCCCGTGAGCTTTGTGCGCGAGCTTGCCGAGGCGGGGCTCATCGGCCTCAAGCGCTCGCCTCATGGGCGCGATCTGGTGGATGGACGCGACTTCGCCCTCATCCGCACATGTGACCGGCTGCGCCACTTTGGGATTGGCCCCAAGAACCTGCGTCAGTATGTGACGGCCGCCAACCGCGAGAGCGCCATGTTCGAGCAGGCGCTTGTGGTGTTTGCCCGAAAGGGTGGCGGTGTGCAGATGGAGGACACCCCGGAGAACCGCCAACAGTTTGCCGATGCCATGCAGCAGATGCTCTCGCTCACTGCCCAGGTGCGCGACATTCTGCTGCGTCGTCAGATATCCACCGCCTTTTCGCAGATGAGCGAGGGGGAGGGCGGCAAGAGGACCAGAGAGCGCGAGAGGAACGAACGTGGCCATTACTACAGATCTTGA
- a CDS encoding FHA domain-containing protein produces the protein MQSNGNKADMDATEIFRVPATDATTPDLMTSVPPAYPTLAIVKGPQTGSVLELDGDLITVGRDPANAVFLNDMTVSRHHARIDLSGMGSGYATIEDLGSLNGTWVDGAIVSKAVLRDGSTVQIGTFRMVFHANRKAARIKTED, from the coding sequence ATGCAGTCCAATGGCAACAAGGCAGACATGGATGCCACGGAGATCTTCAGGGTTCCTGCCACCGATGCCACGACGCCCGATCTCATGACTTCCGTCCCACCAGCGTATCCGACGCTCGCCATCGTGAAGGGTCCCCAGACGGGCTCCGTGCTCGAGCTCGATGGCGACCTCATCACGGTGGGGCGCGACCCTGCCAATGCGGTCTTCCTCAATGACATGACGGTCTCACGCCACCATGCCCGCATCGACCTCTCGGGCATGGGGTCGGGCTATGCCACTATCGAGGACCTCGGTTCGCTCAACGGCACGTGGGTGGACGGCGCAATCGTCAGCAAGGCCGTGCTTCGTGATGGCTCCACCGTCCAGATTGGCACCTTCCGCATGGTGTTCCATGCCAACAGGAAGGCCGCACGCATCAAAACCGAGGACTAG
- a CDS encoding Rid family hydrolase, whose translation MKYAINAPAVPDAEGSYSAGTTAGRLIFTAGQLGLDVHDPGTLVEGGTRAELERALQLTSLLLEECDCTLNDIATVTVLLTSLDDLPVVDECFSRHFAMPAPARSVAEVSRLPKGAHVELSCVACR comes from the coding sequence ATGAAGTATGCCATCAACGCACCTGCCGTTCCCGATGCCGAGGGCAGCTACTCCGCTGGCACCACGGCCGGCCGCCTCATCTTTACCGCAGGTCAGCTGGGTCTCGATGTCCACGATCCCGGCACGCTCGTGGAGGGTGGCACGCGGGCCGAGCTCGAGCGTGCCCTGCAGCTCACGTCACTGCTGCTTGAGGAGTGCGACTGCACGTTGAATGACATTGCCACGGTAACGGTGCTCCTCACGAGTCTTGATGACCTTCCGGTGGTGGATGAGTGCTTCTCGCGTCACTTTGCCATGCCGGCGCCCGCACGTAGCGTCGCGGAGGTCTCACGTCTGCCCAAGGGCGCACATGTGGAGTTGAGCTGTGTGGCATGCAGATAG